The following are encoded in a window of Salinibacter ruber DSM 13855 genomic DNA:
- the sufC gene encoding Fe-S cluster assembly ATPase SufC — protein sequence MALLEIENLHVGVEDEDIHILKGVDLTLDTGDLHAIMGPNGSGKSTLASVLAGREEYEVLEGSIRYDGDDLLELEPEERAEEGIFLAFQYPVELPGVSMTNFLKEAVNSVREARGEDELSSTEFLQQMRERADMLGLDADLTKRSVNEGFSGGEKKRNEIFQLAMLEPRLAILDETDSGLDIDALQSVANGVNKLRDGDRGFLVITHYERILQYIVPDRIHVMMDGQIARSGDKDLAETLEEHGYEWIREEVAAAA from the coding sequence ATGGCACTTCTAGAAATTGAAAACCTGCACGTCGGCGTCGAAGACGAGGACATTCACATTCTGAAGGGCGTCGACTTGACCCTTGATACCGGCGACCTGCACGCCATCATGGGCCCCAACGGCTCCGGCAAGAGCACGCTCGCCTCGGTTCTCGCCGGGCGCGAGGAGTACGAGGTGCTGGAGGGAAGCATTCGCTACGACGGCGACGACCTTCTGGAACTGGAGCCTGAAGAGCGGGCCGAGGAGGGCATCTTCCTCGCCTTTCAGTACCCGGTGGAGCTCCCCGGCGTGAGCATGACCAACTTCTTGAAGGAGGCCGTCAATTCGGTCCGTGAGGCGCGCGGCGAAGACGAGCTTTCCTCTACCGAGTTTCTTCAGCAGATGCGCGAGCGGGCCGACATGCTCGGCCTCGACGCCGACCTCACGAAGCGCTCGGTCAACGAGGGCTTCTCGGGGGGCGAGAAGAAGCGAAACGAGATCTTCCAGCTCGCGATGCTGGAGCCGCGCCTCGCCATTCTCGACGAGACGGACTCGGGGCTCGACATTGACGCGCTTCAGAGCGTGGCCAACGGCGTCAATAAGCTCCGCGACGGGGACCGCGGCTTTCTGGTGATTACCCACTACGAGCGCATCCTGCAGTACATCGTGCCCGACCGCATTCACGTCATGATGGACGGTCAGATTGCACGCTCCGGCGACAAAGACCTCGCCGAGACGCTGGAGGAGCACGGCTACGAGTGGATCCGCGAAGAGGTGGCCGCTGCCGCGTAG
- the sufD gene encoding Fe-S cluster assembly protein SufD: MTTALDTDVRPEDRFISAFEVNHGQALNGTNASIAQQREDAIERFAQLGIPTNDLEAWKYTNISKTIDRPYTLSLSPEGPSLDPSDIAPFTIDEMDAHRVVLVNGHVDESLSDIGDLPSGVVLSSLAQAGEEHPDIVEEHYGQYADFEDEALTALNTAFVQDGAFIYVPSGTIVEKPIFFLHVTAGSEPLFLQPRHLFVVEDGAIAKVVEAQHSVTEAQTFTNTVSEAFVGERANLEHYLVQDEGANASQVHTRAGQQEDDSVYSTNTITFSGEVVRNNATIEVNGSFCESNLYGLCIGKDEMHVDNHTQMNHVQPDCSSNELYKHVLNDESTAVFNGKVLVTRGSQRIDAYQQNDTIVLTTDANIYTKPELEIYADDVVCSHGATTGQVDEEGVFYLRSRGLSERRAHILMLQAFTDEVLSEYKIDGLRNYITDKIRRRFGSYFE; the protein is encoded by the coding sequence ATGACCACTGCTCTCGACACCGACGTTCGTCCCGAAGACCGGTTCATCTCGGCCTTCGAGGTGAATCACGGCCAGGCCCTCAACGGAACGAACGCCTCGATCGCCCAGCAGCGCGAAGACGCAATTGAGCGCTTCGCCCAGCTCGGCATCCCGACCAACGACCTGGAGGCCTGGAAGTACACGAACATCTCCAAAACCATTGACCGGCCCTACACCCTCTCGCTGTCGCCGGAGGGCCCGTCGCTCGACCCGAGCGACATCGCGCCGTTTACGATTGACGAGATGGACGCCCACCGCGTCGTGCTCGTGAACGGCCACGTCGACGAGTCGCTCTCCGACATCGGCGACCTGCCGTCGGGCGTCGTGCTCAGCAGCCTCGCCCAGGCCGGCGAGGAGCACCCCGACATCGTAGAGGAGCACTACGGCCAGTACGCCGACTTCGAAGACGAGGCGCTCACGGCCCTCAACACCGCGTTCGTCCAGGACGGGGCGTTCATCTACGTTCCCTCCGGCACGATCGTGGAGAAGCCCATCTTCTTCCTCCACGTCACGGCCGGCTCGGAGCCCCTCTTTTTGCAGCCCCGCCACCTGTTCGTGGTCGAGGACGGGGCCATCGCCAAGGTCGTCGAGGCCCAGCACTCCGTCACCGAGGCCCAGACGTTCACCAACACGGTGAGTGAGGCCTTCGTCGGCGAACGGGCCAACCTGGAGCACTACCTTGTGCAGGACGAAGGGGCGAACGCCTCGCAGGTCCACACCCGCGCCGGACAACAGGAGGACGACAGCGTCTATTCGACCAACACGATCACCTTCAGTGGTGAGGTGGTCCGCAACAACGCCACGATCGAGGTCAACGGCTCCTTCTGCGAGTCAAACCTCTACGGCCTCTGCATCGGCAAGGACGAGATGCACGTGGACAACCACACGCAGATGAACCACGTGCAGCCGGACTGCAGCAGCAACGAGCTGTACAAGCACGTGCTCAACGACGAGTCAACCGCCGTCTTCAACGGCAAGGTGCTGGTGACCCGCGGCTCGCAGCGCATCGACGCCTACCAGCAGAACGACACGATCGTCCTGACCACCGACGCGAACATTTACACGAAGCCGGAGCTTGAAATCTACGCGGACGATGTGGTATGCAGCCACGGCGCGACCACCGGCCAAGTCGACGAAGAGGGCGTCTTTTACCTCCGTTCGCGCGGCCTCTCCGAACGCCGGGCCCACATCTTGATGCTGCAGGCCTTCACCGACGAGGTGCTGAGCGAATACAAGATCGACGGCCTGCGCAACTACATCACGGACAAGATCCGTCGCCGCTTCGGCAGCTACTTCGAGTAG
- a CDS encoding SufE family protein: MPATDTVSDRAQQIVDEFSLFDDWMSRYEYLIELGDDIPLLEEEKKTDENYVHGCQSDVWIETDLDEEERALCVQGDSNAKITKGLAALIIRVIDEQPPEAVANADFDFLDDIGLHEHLSSQRNNGLKAMIETVQERARET, encoded by the coding sequence ATGCCCGCTACGGACACAGTTTCGGACCGCGCGCAGCAGATCGTCGACGAGTTTTCGCTTTTCGACGACTGGATGAGCCGGTACGAGTACCTCATCGAGCTTGGCGACGACATTCCGCTGCTCGAAGAGGAGAAAAAGACCGACGAGAACTACGTGCACGGCTGCCAGTCGGACGTCTGGATCGAGACAGATCTCGACGAGGAGGAACGGGCCTTGTGCGTGCAGGGGGACAGCAACGCGAAGATCACCAAGGGGTTGGCCGCGCTCATCATCCGCGTGATTGACGAACAGCCCCCTGAGGCCGTCGCGAACGCCGACTTCGACTTTCTCGATGACATTGGTCTCCACGAGCACTTGAGCTCGCAGCGCAACAATGGCCTCAAGGCCATGATAGAGACCGTGCAGGAGCGCGCCCGTGAGACATAA
- a CDS encoding zinc-ribbon domain-containing protein, with amino-acid sequence MSDSTRPCPSCGARVPASSDRCDLCGTVVDDLDPAGTAEDTEAESSEPEASRPEEVPSGEEAPSGSQAADGQDEPSVFCNQCGWENPPGARYCSQCGEALQDLSGASAPDGTRPVTADLPTSASAETSDEPSEPDASSAPDEEERAMGRQIAMLVGGALVLVVGLFFATQWSAQYEWGGGEAGTASSSSAGNEAAASGTAGGTPPMQSGGTTGGDELTDLQTLLEEAGTSSIGGAMAGQIDSLETAIEQASGSDKRAAQAELVNLLIGVGQPGRAAVVQNDIADATGAADAQRRAADLLYRWMQQLQGEEQRQQVLKVARHAARAYRTVVDQRPDDLDARTRMGEAYLLTNRPMRGIKAINAVLDDDSTFVPARFQKGLALLQINRLDQATTEFEQVKEFAEEGSPFTRQADQALKIIEKQRRQSSSGGASGSEAGP; translated from the coding sequence ATGTCCGATTCTACTCGACCCTGTCCGTCGTGCGGTGCGCGCGTGCCGGCCTCGTCCGATCGCTGCGACCTGTGCGGGACCGTCGTCGACGACCTGGACCCGGCGGGCACCGCGGAAGACACGGAGGCAGAGTCGTCTGAGCCCGAGGCCAGTCGCCCCGAAGAGGTCCCGTCGGGGGAAGAGGCCCCGTCGGGGTCCCAAGCGGCCGATGGGCAAGACGAACCGTCCGTTTTCTGCAACCAGTGCGGGTGGGAAAACCCGCCCGGGGCCCGGTACTGCAGCCAGTGTGGCGAGGCGCTTCAAGACCTTTCCGGGGCCTCTGCCCCTGACGGAACGCGGCCGGTCACGGCGGACCTCCCCACCAGCGCCTCCGCCGAGACGAGTGACGAACCTTCCGAGCCGGACGCGTCCTCCGCTCCGGATGAGGAAGAGCGGGCGATGGGGCGGCAAATTGCCATGCTCGTCGGGGGGGCCCTCGTGCTCGTGGTTGGGCTTTTCTTTGCGACGCAGTGGAGCGCGCAGTACGAGTGGGGCGGGGGCGAGGCCGGCACGGCATCGTCGAGCTCCGCCGGGAACGAGGCGGCTGCGTCCGGCACGGCCGGCGGGACCCCGCCCATGCAGTCCGGCGGGACGACTGGGGGAGACGAGCTGACGGACCTCCAGACCCTCCTGGAAGAAGCGGGCACGTCGTCGATCGGGGGGGCGATGGCGGGACAGATCGACTCACTGGAGACCGCGATCGAACAAGCCTCCGGGTCGGACAAGCGAGCGGCCCAGGCGGAGTTGGTCAATCTCCTGATCGGGGTGGGGCAGCCGGGCCGGGCGGCCGTGGTTCAGAACGACATCGCGGACGCCACCGGCGCCGCGGACGCCCAGCGCCGCGCCGCCGATCTCTTGTACCGCTGGATGCAGCAGCTCCAGGGAGAGGAGCAGCGGCAGCAGGTTCTGAAAGTGGCCCGGCACGCGGCGCGGGCCTACCGGACGGTCGTGGACCAGCGTCCCGATGACCTCGATGCCCGAACACGAATGGGAGAGGCGTACCTCCTGACGAACCGCCCGATGCGGGGCATCAAAGCCATTAACGCGGTGCTCGACGACGACTCGACGTTCGTCCCGGCCCGGTTCCAGAAGGGACTCGCGCTCCTGCAGATCAACCGCCTGGACCAGGCGACGACGGAGTTCGAGCAGGTAAAAGAGTTTGCCGAGGAGGGATCCCCCTTCACGCGTCAGGCCGATCAGGCCCTCAAGATCATCGAGAAACAGCGGCGACAGTCGTCTTCTGGGGGGGCGTCCGGATCGGAAGCCGGGCCGTAG
- the sufB gene encoding Fe-S cluster assembly protein SufB, with product MSTSETEYLKGKASEDYKHGFYTDIEAETAPEGFTEDVVRYISERKDEPQWLRDWRLKAFRHARNRLDSGETIDWAHLDYEAPKFDEISYFSAPKETASYESLDEVPDEILETFERLGIPLEEQKALTGVAVDAVMDSVSVATTFKDKLEEKGVIFKSFGEAAKEHPEIVREYMGTVIPYTDNLYAAINSAVFSDGSFVYVPEGVTCPMELSTYFRINEAGTGQFERTLIVAEPGAYVSYLEGCTAPMRKENQLHAAVVELVAHEDAEIKYSTIQNWYPGDPDTGEGGVYNLVTKRGLCKGDNSKISWTQLETGSAVTQKYPSVILAGDDSVGEFYSVAFTKGHQQADTGTKMQHIGKDTKSTIISKGISADVADNSYRGQVKVSKNADNARNFSQCDSMLLGPDCGAHTYPYIESNNPSAQIEHEATTSKVGEDQMFYCHQRGLGEEEALKLIVNGFCQEVLQELPMEFAVEAKELLDIELEGSVG from the coding sequence ATGAGCACGTCTGAGACTGAATATCTAAAGGGCAAGGCCAGCGAGGACTACAAGCATGGCTTCTATACCGACATTGAGGCAGAAACGGCACCTGAGGGCTTCACGGAGGACGTCGTCCGCTACATCTCGGAGCGCAAGGACGAGCCGCAGTGGCTCCGAGACTGGCGGCTGAAGGCCTTCCGCCACGCCCGCAATCGCCTCGACAGCGGCGAAACCATCGACTGGGCCCACCTCGACTACGAGGCGCCCAAGTTCGACGAGATTAGCTACTTCTCCGCCCCGAAGGAGACGGCCAGCTACGAAAGCCTCGACGAGGTGCCAGACGAGATTCTGGAGACGTTTGAGCGACTCGGCATTCCGCTGGAGGAGCAGAAGGCCCTCACCGGCGTGGCCGTCGACGCCGTGATGGACAGCGTCTCCGTGGCCACCACCTTCAAGGACAAGCTGGAGGAGAAGGGCGTTATCTTTAAGTCCTTCGGCGAGGCGGCCAAGGAGCACCCCGAGATCGTGCGGGAGTACATGGGCACGGTCATTCCGTACACCGACAATCTGTACGCCGCGATCAACTCGGCGGTCTTCAGCGACGGATCGTTCGTGTACGTGCCGGAGGGCGTGACCTGCCCGATGGAGCTGTCCACCTACTTCCGCATCAACGAGGCCGGCACCGGCCAGTTCGAGCGCACGCTCATCGTCGCCGAGCCCGGCGCGTACGTGAGCTACCTGGAGGGCTGCACCGCCCCGATGCGCAAGGAGAATCAGCTCCACGCCGCGGTCGTCGAGCTCGTCGCCCACGAGGACGCCGAGATCAAGTACTCCACGATCCAGAACTGGTACCCGGGCGACCCGGACACCGGTGAGGGCGGCGTCTACAACCTCGTCACGAAGCGGGGCCTCTGCAAGGGCGACAACTCCAAGATCAGCTGGACGCAGCTGGAGACCGGTTCGGCCGTGACGCAGAAGTACCCGTCCGTCATTCTGGCCGGGGACGACTCGGTCGGCGAGTTCTACTCGGTCGCCTTCACCAAGGGGCACCAGCAGGCCGACACGGGCACGAAGATGCAGCACATCGGCAAGGACACCAAGAGTACCATCATCTCGAAGGGCATCTCGGCCGACGTGGCGGACAACAGCTACCGCGGCCAGGTGAAGGTGAGCAAGAACGCCGACAATGCCCGCAACTTCTCGCAGTGCGACTCGATGCTGCTCGGGCCGGACTGCGGTGCGCACACCTACCCGTACATCGAGAGCAACAACCCCTCGGCGCAGATTGAGCACGAGGCGACCACCTCGAAGGTAGGTGAGGACCAGATGTTCTACTGCCACCAGCGTGGCCTCGGCGAAGAGGAGGCGTTGAAGCTGATCGTCAACGGCTTCTGTCAGGAGGTCCTTCAGGAGCTTCCCATGGAGTTCGCCGTGGAGGCGAAGGAGCTTCTCGACATTGAACTGGAAGGCAGCGTTGGATAG
- a CDS encoding cysteine desulfurase, translating into MPATTHPTSETASFDAEALRADFPALEQDVYEDTPLAYLDNAASSQKPTPVIERLDTFYREENSNVHRGVHRLSQDATESYEAARESVARFLNAPDPDQIVFTRGTTEGLNLVSSTFGRMVAEEGDEILLTEMEHHSNIVPWQMLAEQVGASIEVLPVTDRGELRMDLLPEMLTDDTALVAISHVSNTLGTINPMEDVIDAAHADGVPVVVDGAQSAPHMPVDVQALDADFFVFSGHKVFGPTGIGVLYGKRELLEAMPPYQGGGDMIDQVSFEESTYDGLPHKFEAGTPNIADAVGLGTAVEYIMDMDWNAVRAHEDDVLRYATEQVGGIEGTQIVGTAPDKTSVLSFVFDDIHPYDAGTVLDREGVAVRTGHHCTQPLLKRYGLPGTIRASFAAYNTHEDVDRLVDGLHKVRHMFG; encoded by the coding sequence ATGCCCGCCACGACGCACCCGACTTCCGAGACGGCCTCGTTCGACGCAGAGGCGCTCCGTGCGGATTTTCCCGCGCTCGAGCAGGACGTGTACGAGGACACGCCCCTTGCCTATCTCGACAACGCGGCCTCCTCGCAGAAGCCGACCCCGGTAATCGAGCGGCTGGATACGTTCTACCGCGAGGAGAACAGCAACGTGCACCGGGGCGTCCATCGGCTCAGCCAGGACGCCACCGAGTCGTACGAGGCGGCCCGCGAGTCGGTGGCGCGCTTCCTCAACGCGCCGGACCCCGATCAGATCGTCTTCACACGGGGCACGACGGAGGGGCTCAATCTCGTCTCCTCCACCTTCGGCCGCATGGTCGCCGAGGAGGGCGACGAGATTCTGCTCACGGAGATGGAGCACCACTCCAACATTGTCCCCTGGCAGATGCTGGCCGAGCAGGTGGGGGCCTCGATCGAGGTGCTTCCCGTCACGGACCGCGGCGAACTCCGGATGGACCTGCTCCCGGAGATGCTCACCGACGACACGGCGCTCGTCGCCATCAGCCACGTCTCCAATACCCTCGGCACCATCAACCCGATGGAGGACGTCATCGACGCGGCCCACGCCGACGGGGTGCCCGTCGTCGTGGACGGGGCGCAGTCGGCCCCGCACATGCCGGTCGACGTGCAGGCGCTCGACGCCGACTTCTTCGTGTTCTCGGGACACAAGGTGTTCGGCCCCACGGGCATCGGCGTTCTGTACGGGAAGCGGGAGCTCCTCGAAGCGATGCCCCCTTACCAGGGCGGCGGGGACATGATCGATCAGGTTTCGTTTGAGGAGTCGACCTACGACGGACTGCCCCACAAGTTTGAGGCGGGCACCCCCAACATCGCCGACGCCGTGGGGCTGGGCACCGCCGTCGAGTACATCATGGACATGGACTGGAACGCGGTGCGGGCCCACGAGGACGATGTGCTCCGCTACGCCACCGAGCAGGTGGGCGGCATCGAAGGCACACAGATTGTAGGCACTGCGCCCGACAAGACGAGCGTCCTCTCGTTCGTCTTCGACGACATTCACCCGTACGACGCCGGAACGGTCCTCGACCGTGAGGGTGTCGCCGTCCGCACGGGCCACCACTGTACCCAACCGCTCCTCAAGCGGTACGGCCTCCCCGGCACCATCCGCGCCTCCTTCGCGGCCTACAACACCCACGAGGACGTGGATCGGCTGGTCGACGGCCTCCACAAGGTGCGCCACATGTTCGGGTAG
- a CDS encoding SUF system Fe-S cluster assembly protein: MPGGGGGGAADIPEEKEQSEIELPETIPDHVQDTPDDDLYQRVVESLREIYDPEIPVNIYDLGLIYHLDVGEDSHVDVLMTLTAPNCPAAGVLPGQAEDAVRETEGVESVNLEMTFEPPFSPQMMSEEARLELGFM; the protein is encoded by the coding sequence ATGCCCGGCGGCGGGGGCGGCGGGGCCGCCGACATTCCCGAGGAAAAAGAGCAGTCCGAGATCGAACTTCCGGAAACCATCCCGGATCACGTCCAGGACACCCCGGACGACGACCTGTACCAGCGGGTGGTGGAATCGCTCCGTGAGATTTACGACCCGGAGATTCCGGTGAACATCTACGACCTTGGGCTCATCTACCACCTGGATGTGGGTGAGGACAGCCACGTGGACGTGCTGATGACCCTTACGGCACCGAACTGCCCGGCCGCGGGCGTTCTGCCCGGCCAGGCCGAGGACGCCGTGCGCGAGACGGAAGGCGTCGAGAGCGTCAACCTCGAGATGACCTTCGAGCCCCCCTTCTCTCCGCAGATGATGTCCGAAGAGGCCCGCCTCGAACTCGGCTTCATGTAA
- a CDS encoding DUF192 domain-containing protein — translation MTRALGFTLLVLPLLLVGLACQSPDDAGSAAADTTDAIPFTKEGRLTFLQDGDSTVTIDLEIADTDSARERGMMQRTGFPNDRSGMLFPFDEEQPQSFWMANTPVALDIIFADADSQIVNIAKYTTPFSNERYGSDAPAQYVVEVPAGFADSHGLLEGDRIRWRRVE, via the coding sequence ATGACCCGCGCACTCGGATTTACACTTCTGGTTCTCCCCCTACTCCTGGTCGGGCTCGCCTGCCAGAGCCCCGACGATGCCGGCTCGGCGGCGGCCGACACGACCGACGCCATTCCCTTCACGAAGGAGGGGCGCCTCACCTTTCTGCAGGATGGCGACTCCACGGTGACGATCGATCTGGAGATTGCCGACACGGACTCGGCGCGAGAGCGGGGCATGATGCAGCGCACGGGCTTTCCCAACGACCGGAGTGGAATGCTTTTCCCCTTTGACGAGGAGCAGCCCCAGAGCTTTTGGATGGCGAACACGCCCGTCGCGCTCGACATCATCTTCGCCGACGCGGACTCGCAGATCGTCAACATTGCCAAATACACCACGCCGTTCTCCAACGAGCGCTACGGGTCCGACGCCCCGGCCCAGTACGTCGTGGAGGTTCCGGCCGGGTTTGCCGACTCCCACGGCCTGCTGGAGGGCGACCGCATTCGGTGGCGACGAGTGGAGTAG
- a CDS encoding VOC family protein, producing the protein MPADSPSSDVDAPTAVDVQLDHASVMTTDLDAAVSFYVDLIGLSLRTVEDDPVRDGRRRALLTDDHGQDVVELIEMEEMKHPSVPGRGGIHHLGFSLPSREWHSLRSRLDAADHAYEEVKGRLFVRDADGLVLEIEEG; encoded by the coding sequence ATGCCTGCCGACTCTCCTTCTTCCGACGTGGACGCCCCGACCGCAGTGGACGTCCAGCTCGATCATGCTTCGGTCATGACGACGGACCTCGACGCGGCTGTCTCGTTCTACGTCGACCTGATCGGGCTCTCGCTGCGAACTGTAGAGGACGACCCCGTGCGTGACGGCCGGCGCCGTGCCCTGCTCACCGACGACCACGGACAAGACGTTGTGGAGCTGATCGAGATGGAAGAGATGAAGCATCCATCGGTGCCGGGCCGAGGCGGCATTCACCACCTCGGCTTCTCCCTTCCATCCCGCGAGTGGCACTCGCTTCGCTCTCGCCTCGACGCGGCCGACCATGCCTACGAGGAGGTAAAGGGCCGGCTCTTCGTGCGGGACGCCGACGGACTGGTGCTCGAAATCGAGGAGGGATAA
- a CDS encoding HesB/IscA family protein → MTISITDRALDQIESVASNEEVDLGETLLRVAVVPGGCSGLTYDLGWETTVKDDDEVEEHDGVPVVFDKKTRLYLDGSELDFTHGLNGDGFHFSNPQASRECACGESFGV, encoded by the coding sequence ATGACCATTTCGATTACGGACCGGGCGCTCGATCAGATTGAGTCGGTCGCGTCGAACGAGGAGGTGGATTTGGGCGAGACCCTTCTCCGCGTGGCGGTGGTGCCGGGCGGCTGTTCCGGGCTGACGTACGACCTCGGGTGGGAGACGACCGTGAAAGACGACGACGAGGTGGAAGAGCACGACGGGGTGCCGGTGGTCTTCGACAAGAAAACCCGGCTCTATCTTGACGGGTCGGAGCTCGACTTTACGCATGGGCTGAACGGGGATGGCTTCCACTTCTCCAACCCTCAGGCCTCCCGGGAGTGTGCGTGCGGCGAGTCGTTTGGGGTGTAG
- a CDS encoding TPM domain-containing protein has product MDTMIDGLDQDRIRDAVGRAEERTAGEIVPVVVPRSDDYEVAVWRGVGAATLVVLTGVLLTLQFYDGWGLGWLFAPWGVALSVLVAGTVGGVLARYVYPLQRLLVESDRLDEIVHRRAMQAFVEEEVFDTRDRTGILLFVSLREHRIEVLGDAGINRQVEPDDWANVVARIQRGIQNNNLTDGLVEAVEMCGGLLERKGVDIRPDDENELTDSVRTPGREADDE; this is encoded by the coding sequence ATGGACACGATGATTGACGGCCTCGACCAGGACCGCATTCGGGACGCCGTGGGGCGCGCGGAGGAGCGGACGGCCGGCGAGATTGTGCCGGTGGTCGTGCCGCGGAGTGACGACTACGAGGTGGCCGTGTGGCGGGGGGTTGGCGCGGCCACGCTGGTCGTCCTCACGGGGGTGCTGCTCACGCTTCAGTTCTACGACGGGTGGGGCCTGGGGTGGCTTTTCGCCCCGTGGGGCGTGGCGTTGTCGGTCCTCGTGGCCGGAACAGTGGGGGGCGTTCTCGCGCGGTACGTCTATCCCCTGCAGCGACTGTTGGTGGAGAGCGACCGCCTCGACGAGATCGTGCACCGCCGGGCCATGCAGGCCTTCGTGGAGGAAGAGGTGTTCGACACGCGGGACCGAACCGGCATTTTGCTCTTCGTCTCCCTCCGGGAGCACCGGATCGAGGTGCTCGGCGACGCGGGCATCAATCGGCAGGTGGAGCCCGACGACTGGGCGAATGTAGTCGCCCGCATCCAGCGTGGAATTCAGAACAACAACCTAACAGACGGGCTCGTGGAGGCCGTAGAGATGTGCGGAGGCCTCCTGGAACGAAAGGGCGTGGACATCCGGCCGGACGACGAGAACGAACTCACAGACAGCGTCCGGACGCCGGGACGAGAGGCGGACGACGAGTGA
- a CDS encoding sigma 54-interacting transcriptional regulator, producing MNHARTIAMATTLLADGRVEDVAAMVEPLLDPVTAPAASTGQILLRGLLARVEVTHRDRSGRALELLPTAEAVSDSCTCVRADVALWRGWAHVRRSESVNEATRGLHLLKEGRELFASICDPVGRCWALLGQATAYSALDEHGLRHRVLDDASGLLDRLQDAQAEQWLQQLRRRAPSASSGHDEPPSGPPADPTTTVDGFVAESREMQAVAATIRKIQPSRSPVLITGESGAGKRLVARTIHATSPRADGPLEHVSCAPTQAGASLEAQLFGAQTDDSSHTGAVQAADGGTLVLEDVDALPPPLQSSLLDLLNGAAPPATEAADDASLDVRVLATTTADLDARVEEGRFRPALRNRLRVISLHVPPLRERRPDIPLLARHFLDRMRPEGSALVSITQPAMEALLRYNWPGNVRQLRNEIERALVHVQSEPAPTITLDMLLDAIVENARERTSPDTSPDASDAILEPDQTLNDVLSRTEKSVIERVLQACDGQVTASADVLGLTRQGLYKKMKRLGIDASAFQPTSEPTPAS from the coding sequence ATGAATCACGCACGCACCATTGCAATGGCCACCACCCTCCTCGCCGACGGGCGGGTGGAAGACGTGGCCGCGATGGTGGAGCCGCTGCTCGATCCGGTCACGGCCCCGGCCGCCAGCACGGGACAGATTCTGCTCCGCGGGCTGTTGGCCCGTGTCGAGGTGACCCACCGTGACCGCTCGGGCCGCGCCCTCGAGCTGTTGCCGACGGCCGAAGCCGTGTCGGACTCGTGCACGTGTGTGCGGGCCGATGTGGCGCTCTGGCGCGGCTGGGCCCATGTGCGCCGTTCCGAATCGGTGAATGAGGCCACCCGGGGCCTGCACCTGCTGAAGGAGGGCCGCGAGCTGTTCGCATCGATCTGTGATCCCGTCGGTCGGTGCTGGGCGCTTCTGGGGCAGGCCACGGCCTACAGTGCCCTCGACGAGCACGGCCTCCGGCACCGCGTGCTCGATGACGCCTCGGGCCTCCTGGACCGCCTTCAGGACGCCCAGGCGGAGCAGTGGCTCCAGCAGCTTCGTCGGCGAGCTCCGTCGGCGAGCTCCGGGCACGACGAGCCGCCGTCGGGGCCGCCGGCAGACCCGACCACGACGGTGGACGGGTTCGTGGCGGAAAGCCGCGAGATGCAGGCCGTGGCCGCAACGATCCGAAAAATCCAACCAAGCAGGAGTCCGGTCCTTATTACGGGAGAGAGCGGCGCCGGGAAGCGCCTCGTGGCGCGCACGATCCACGCCACGAGCCCCCGAGCCGACGGGCCCCTGGAGCACGTCTCGTGTGCCCCGACGCAGGCCGGTGCGTCCCTCGAAGCGCAGCTGTTCGGGGCCCAGACGGATGACTCGTCCCACACCGGCGCCGTGCAGGCCGCCGACGGAGGAACGCTCGTCCTTGAGGACGTCGATGCCCTTCCCCCTCCCCTGCAGTCGTCACTGCTCGATCTCCTCAACGGGGCGGCCCCTCCCGCGACGGAGGCCGCGGACGACGCGTCGTTGGACGTTCGCGTCCTCGCCACGACGACCGCCGACCTCGACGCCCGTGTGGAGGAGGGGCGCTTCCGGCCGGCGCTGCGCAATCGGCTGCGCGTGATCTCACTCCACGTCCCGCCCCTCCGTGAGCGACGCCCCGACATCCCCCTGCTCGCCCGCCACTTCTTGGACCGGATGCGCCCGGAGGGCTCGGCCCTCGTCTCCATTACGCAACCGGCGATGGAAGCCCTGCTCCGCTACAACTGGCCGGGCAACGTGCGGCAGCTCCGCAACGAGATTGAACGGGCGCTGGTGCACGTGCAGAGCGAACCGGCCCCCACGATCACGCTCGACATGCTCCTCGATGCCATCGTCGAAAACGCACGGGAGCGAACGTCGCCGGACACGTCCCCGGACGCCTCAGACGCAATTCTAGAGCCCGATCAGACCCTCAACGACGTGCTCTCCCGCACCGAGAAATCCGTTATCGAACGGGTGCTCCAGGCCTGTGACGGGCAGGTGACCGCCTCGGCGGACGTGCTGGGCCTAACCCGGCAGGGGCTCTACAAGAAGATGAAGCGGCTCGGCATCGACGCCTCCGCCTTCCAGCCGACCTCGGAGCCGACCCCCGCGTCCTGA